Sequence from the Nerophis lumbriciformis linkage group LG02, RoL_Nlum_v2.1, whole genome shotgun sequence genome:
gcgctcctattttggtgttgattgtcatgtcatgcacggatgtactttgtggacgccatctgctccacacgcagtaagtctttgctgtcgtccagcattctgtttttgtttacttggtagccagttcagttttagtttcgttctgcatagctttccttaagcttcaatgccttttcttaggggcacttaccttttgtctatttttagtttaagcattagatacctttttacctgcacactgcctcccgctgtttccaacatctacaaagcaattagctaccggctgccaccatatgaaagagtattacacggttactccgttGAGCTTtaggcagcaccgacactcaacaacaacacataatttgcggactataattaccgtatttttcggagtataaatcgctccgtagtataagtcgcaccggtcgaaaatgcataataaagaaggaaaacaacatatataagtcgcattttttggggacatttatttgataaaacccaacactaagaatagacatttgaaaggcaatttaaaataaataaagaatagtgaacaacaggctgaataagtgtacgttatatgaggcataaataaccaaatgagaacgtgcctggtatgttaacgtaacatattatggtaagagtcattcaaataactataatcaatcaatgtcagtcaatgtttatttatatagccctaaatcacaagtgtctcaaagggctgcacaagccacaacgacatcctcggtacagagcccacataagggcaaggaaaaactcaccccagtgggacgtcgatgtgaatgactatgagaaaccttggagaggaccgcatatgtataaatatagaacatgctatacgtttaccaaacaatctgtcactcctaatcgctaaatccgatgaaatcttatacatctagtctcttacgtgaatgagctaaataatattatttgatattttacggtaatgtgttaataatttcacacataagtcgctccagagtataagtcgcacccccggccaaactatgaaaaaaactgcgacttatagtacgaaaaatacggtactggtttgcaaaaaatatttttaacctaaataggtgaaattagataataacCAACCATTATCGACTGGAATACACTGCCTTAGAGTAtcccagtcgatcgagctggattcagctgcgtatctggcaacctcagtcagggagagagagaggcgactacagaattttgaccgggattgaagtaccatttctggccacattattacatatagctccttttaaataaaaaagtttgtATAGCGGAACACAtttttccataagaaacaatgtaaacatgaataatgggtggCAGCCTtgtcaaaagtccatattttggtGAAGATTTGTACACTCTGAACACGATTTAAAGTGCTACACTGTACTGTAAATCAAacatgaacacaatataaagtgctatacagtactgtacatcaAACATGAACACAATTCAAAGTGCTATACAATACTCTATATCAAacatgaacacaatataaagtgctatatagTACTGCATATCAAACATGAACACAATATAAATTgcaatacagtactgtatatcaaacatgaATACAAtctaaagtgctatacagtactgtatatcaaacatgaATACAAtctaaagtgctatacagtactgtatatcaaacatgaacacaatataaagtgctatacagtactgtatatcaaacatgcGGTGCTCTGCCAACACGCGCACACAGGCAGAAGTCCCTTTGATGCCCTCAcaaactaccgcttgtcccttttggggtcgcggggggcgctggagcctatctcagctgcatacgggcggaaggcggtgtacaccctggacaagtcgccacctcatcacaaacaatcagaaatcacaaaaatccttacctttaacaaccatattactACAACAAAatgaatattataataaaattggATCCATTGTTAACTgacttatttacgtttatttagttagaatgcataaacaaagaaaaacatgtgttcttgtattacaaaatcccccaaaaagtgcaattcccctttaagattcAGTGGTCTAGATCAgtagttctcaaccttttttcagtgacgtaccccctgtgaacatttttttaattcaagtaccccctaatcagagcaaagcatttttggtagaaaaaaagagataaataagtaaaatacagtactttgtcatcagtttttcatttattaaattgtataacagtgcaatatattgctcatttgtagtggtctatcttgaactatttggaaaaaaagatataaaaataactaaaaacttgttgaaaaataaacaagtgattcaattataaataaagatttctacacatagaagtaatcatcaacttaaagtgccctctttggggattgtaatagagatccatctggattcattaacttaattctaaacatttcttcacaaaaaaataaatctttaacatcaatatttatgtccacaaaaaatggagctgtcaacactgaatattgcattgttgcatttcttttcacagttctttttgacagacattttagtgagggtcaaaccatcatggcatgggggaaactctgggtttatagtaatgaatggaatagcctacttgatttgatgttcagtttatgaacttacattcatattttgttgaagtattattcaataaatatatttataaaggatttttgaattgttgctatttttagaatattaaaaaaaaactcacgtaccccttggcataccttcaagtacctccaggggtacacgtacccccatttgagaaccaatggtctagatcagtggaaatgttttttattttattttatttatttatttttgtcataaaaaaatacaatcatgtgtgcttacggactgtatccctgcagactgtattgatctatatgggttggtgcactaattgtaagtgtatcttgtgttttttatgttgatttaattaaacaaaaataaaaataaaaataaaaacaatttttacatttgttttccttgTTCGATCCACGAaccggtactgggccgcggcccggtggttggggaccactggtctagataacatgtttcccaatactttttccCTTACGGTGTACATTTCTGGTGCCACACCAAAAAACCTGCAATGTGTGCCCCCCACAGCTCAAGGCCACGCCTCCTTCACGATAGAGTTCGACAACACTTCCCCGGGGAAGGTCACCATCAAAGATCACGTGTCAAGGTTCATGCCAGGCCAGCACAGGTCGCGCGCCAAGAGGAGTGGAGCGGGAAGCGGAGGGTCGGGCGACCGGGACCTGAGCACGCTCCAGGCAGCCATGATGGCGTCGGAGAGCAAGGTGGCCGACTGGCTGGCGCAGAACGACCCTACGTTGATCCGCGGCGAGTCGACGGAGGAGGACAGCAAGAGCAACAAGAGTGACGTGCCGGTGCATCTCAAAAGGTTGAAAGGTAATGACTGAAACACTGTGCTACACTTTTGAGGACTACTATGGTGCCAGGCTGAGTTATAGCTGAGTGCTTGCTGCTAATTAAATGGAGGCCAATTGATGGGGGAGGGGTTCTCTGACAGGCAGTGGCTGATGAAATTGGCTGGAGTAGAAAGCGTATTCAACATGGCAGGGCGTACTACACGTGCGTGTCAAGTGGGTGACAGTGTCTCATCTAATCAGTGATTATGTTGCTAACCGCCCCTACGACTGAAACGGGCACAGTTTCGTCTGAATTGGTGGCAGTTGAGTATCAAAAGGTTGCGGGCGACAGCGCAGGGATTAAAGCAGAAATAAGCAGACCGTGGATTTACAAGGTGTcaggaaaaaaaagttttaaaaaaaagtaccgtagtAGGGCGGTAAAAGGACCTCCCCGCAATGCTGACTGCTACAATAACGCCAAAGCTGATTGGACCAAGGGAAAGTAGAGAGAGACCGGTCGACTGGACGCCCACGTGGTTAGAAATGCAGACAATGTGAATGGTAGCCGGGAGAGAAGAGAATCAGGACTATGGTAACCTGTGAGTGTGACGGATGCAGGAGGCAAAGCGGGTAAGTCATTAATGGAGCTGATATAGGGCACCTGTCAATCATTTCTGCAGCGTTGTGACAAAGCTTTTAATTGTATTTGAATGAATATCCTACtgattatttatttgtatgcCAGAGTAGCAAGTAGCTCAGGACATGTGTAAGGGCAAATAAATACATCTGGATCCAAAGGAGGCACAGTGTTTTCTTTGGTGTGGGTATGCATTAAACTGTAGAAAAGTAATCatttatatgcagaatatatatcatatatgtgGGCTTCCTGTTTGTTAGTGTGAATGTGAACGCTCCCTTGTGTCCGTCCTGTGATTGACAGGCGATTTGCCCAGGGTGTACCTGAATCACACCTCACACATGACCCTGCACAGGATAAATGCTGTAGGAAATAGATTGATGGATTGACCAATTAAATAGGTCCTCTATCTAATATCAGATTATTGAACAAAAGCATTGGAAAAAATGTCTGAGATAGTGTTTGCTTTATTGTGGGGGTTGttccccgtgtgtgtgtgtgtttgtgtgcacatGCGTGTGCGCCAGTGTGTGTCAGCCAGTGTGACTCATGGCGTGTCAAGCCGTGCAGAGCGCCAGTCTCATAAGTGACACCTCTGTTCTCTGCGAACAGGTTCTTTGTCTGGGCAAGTGGACAAAAACAACAAATCTGCTCGCCATTAGTTTATCTGATATTCCAGCTTTTAAGCTGCTCTATTGTCTTATTTTTATACTATATATAGAAGAAGCAGGTGCTGACAATTATTTGAAACTGGCAAGGTCTACTTAAACCAAGCAGCCTATTTCTTCTATTTGACTTAATCCTGGACATACCCTCTTTTCCTGCATCCCCCAACCTTCCGGTTACAAATCTCCTTCCACCAGCCCCCTCCTTATATGCCCAAAGCCCTCCCTTCCTCCCCCACGCCGCCTCCACGTTGTCCCCTGCCTCTGTTCCCCTGTCGCTCAGAGCCAGTGACCATGCGCTGGGCCAGGCTGGCACCATGTCCACCATCGCGCATGCTAGCAATATAGAAATATTTTTCTTCATTGACATTGGGACGTTTTCTTCCTCCTAGGCAGCAAACACGAAGACGGCACCCAAAGCGACTCTGAGAACGGCCTAGGCCTGCGCTTCGCCAACCGCCGCCACGCCCTCGAGGAGCGCCTGAAGGCGGCGTACGGCCACGTGGGAGGAGGCGGAGGCGGGGAGACCGTGTCGGTGCCCGGTTCGCGAGCAGGTGGAGGCCGCAAGGCCTTCATGATCGAGTTATACGACGAGGAAAACCCTCGCAAGCGTCGGTCGTATTCGTTTTCCCAGACCGCGCCGCTGCTGGCAGGGCCTGGCGGCGAAGGGCTGTGTCCGCAACCCCCCTCTCAGCCCAAAGTGTTCAGCATTTCCACCTCGGCTACGGCGGCCTCAGACTCAGGTATATTTCAATCAATTACATGACAAGCTTTAGCTGCTCAATATAAAGGAACCTGTTTATGTAAATGCCCCCCTGACTGGCTGCCTgacgtcgacataagcggttgtcggcaTAACCAAAACTTGCCATCATTTACTTGTGACAATGGCCAGACACATCAGCAGAATTTATATTGTGGTTCTTCTACTTTCATtaggggctgtcaaaattaaccatttaactcatgtgattaattatcacattaatcatgtacacacttaaattaatcatgcaattttttttgaCTGTACAATCTCTTTTACCTTTACtgttatacagtcagtgatcaggtcaatgtatGTGAGTACAAAAATGAGTGGAGAATCCGACTGGtatgctcgctggcaaatttcactctaaaatacatcctgactggactttagataaaaccgtTACCAGGTTTTGTGCAAATATTGTAAATGAAGTGCATTCAAGTAAATTGTTTACCTTTcgggatgacattctgacaattaaattgtatttgtgtacaaatatcggggtcttttcttgagcaaatattatttatgcaagtaatccaaattccaaaatgtgattaatctggttaaaaaaaattataatttgaccGTCCTAAATTTTAATAAATGTCATTGTCTTATCTAACAGAGGGGATGCACTAATTTTGTTTTCATACATGTGCAAATCTTTCTTTCTTTTATCTATCTACAGAATAAAAAATATTGGTGCATTTTGTTACCCGCTGTGCAAAAATCCAGGTTAATACCGCCctggttttattttgaagcttacccTGCACTGAACAAGAAGTCACTGTGGGCCACCTTTGAATGCTGCAAAAAGTAGttttgctgctgttgttgtttaaCGCTGCCTAGTGCTAATGAGTAAGTTGACAATACTGCAACACTTGTCGACATAAACAATGCCCGGGGATGTAATGGCACACGCTGATGCCTTTGCTCATGCAATTGGGAGAAAAAAGTAATATATGTCGTAATGGCCACTTTTTAGTAAGAACATTGTGTGCAAGGACTCaatgtgttgtcgacataaactggTTGTCAACATAAGCAATACCAGGTTGCACGATTGTATTAATGAGAAATGCAAcaggtagggctgcagctatcaattattttagtaatcgagtcgtctattgattagtttgttcgaatAATCGAGTAATGAGACAAAACACACTATATATCCTCAGTGTGTATTGTTTCAGAATCTGAATAAACATGCTGGCCATTAAAGTTTGACTTGATTGACTGTGTTCTTTTTGtacaatgtaaacaataaatattaacCATTAACTAAAATAATTAACTATTATGTGCAAGGCTAATAAGCTGATAGTGCAGTGGTGACTAAAGCACAAGGATGATGAACTGAAAATAGATTAAATAAACAAGAATTGTTCttcttgccataaccttcatgtTCACCGCTACACAGATCATGACACCCAAACGACCGCTCTCATGTGCGTTCTATTGCAGCGGCCCTGTGGAAACTACGGCCTTTTTCACACTGCTCATATGTGACCTGCATCggatttttcatgtccatgtgaacagtacaattccgaATTATTCAAATACCACCCAGTCTTCTTTCGTCTGTGGCTATAAatcagatatactgtatatacgatgCGTTTGCAGTATGAACGATCGATACGACcaatacgtcatcaaaaagcgattTTCCAAAATAGACAGTTACAAAGTACCATGCAGAAGACAggcgaaaataatgttttagaaGCTCACGTCAGTGTTCCACCATTCCTGCCTTTGACTGCTGGCCTGGACGCTCTTTGGAGCACATGTCAAAGCAAATAATCCAgtttagaaaatgttgactttaattGCGCAaagtccttgaaattgccacagatACGCTAGGACTGACATCTACTAGAattgaagccatgtttacttctgtaaaaACTTCTGCACTActgacgtcatgacgtcatgtctgcatgcgggtcagattgcattcacattagacatcacatttgtgctttttttttttttttcgaacgaTCATACGAAAAGAtctgatttgacaaaaaaaattagaaGCTTTGTCGGCTCGTTCAAAGTTCGGGGCAcaccatgtatgtatgtatttttatacatatttttatatatgtatatatatatcctagaATTTCCTATACAGCACTTAAAAAAGGCCCTTAGTGGCTGTATGAGACATAGGGGTGACATCAGAGCAGATTCCTGCTTAGTAAGTGCTTTGAGACAATGTCGTGACGTCATTGTTGCATCACTGCTTTCCTGTGCGTGATCTCACAATTTCTCTTGCAGAAAAAAGTCCTTACAATTTCAAAGATAACACACCGGTTTGTTGTCTATATTGCGTTTGCTCCTTCCAGGTAAAGGCCCAGCTCCGATATCGGCCACAGTGGCTGCAGGGGCCCCGACGGCGGCCCGCGTTCTCCTCAAACAGCGATCCGAAGACCCCAGCATCGGCCGGAGCTCCATCAGCACCGGGCTGGCGACGGGGAGTCCCAGCAGCCCCAGCGAGGACGTCTCCATCGCGGGACCCGGAcctggggcgggggcgggggacgAGCACAGCGACAACGGGACCTACACTATCGAGCTGGAGAACACAAacctggaggaggaggaggaggccagGCGCATGATTGACAAGGTAGGGCAGACGAGTCAAGTAGTTTTGTTAACTCACAACAcacgtccgtttttttaaataagaGCTTACTTCATAAGGAGCAGTGATATCATTATTGGGCTGTGGCGCCTTGCGTGCATTACGGTCAAAACCGCTAGTGTTGTTATGTTAATTACTATAATCAGCAGACACTAATTGCAAGTCAGGTCACACAGTCTGCTGTTGCTGTCTCTCTACTTTTACTGCATGTTGCCATGGTATCAACTATCGATGACATCTATATTGTGTTTGAATAGGACGACATTCAGCCTACAGACCAATTAGAAACACatttatttagaaataaataatagttTTAATGGTGTCACGGTAACATCACATGATCATTTGTTCACACGTCGTCATTTTCTTACAGGGAAAAGAGTAGAGGAAAGAATGCAAAGCTAATAGCCATAAAATGCATCTCTTAAAGCTGCTGCATGTCACAGTTGGGTTCCCAGAAGGCGCTCTCGTTTAAACACCTGACTTTACACGCTTGCAGTAAAAAGGACAACTGTTTGCGAAAAAGTGTATGATGTCACTCACTCTAGTTAGACATCTACATAGCAAGTTTAGCATCTGTTTTTAAATCCTTTTGTTTCGCGGCAGCCATGAACATTAGCGAGGGCAGCCGTGTTTGACTGCCATGAACGCCAATCTTTTTTACCTGAGCAATTTTTACAAAGTTGTACTTCTATTTGTGACAAATAAAGCCATTAATTACTTAAATCTGTTTTCTTAAAACCACTATTGTTAACATACGCTAGCCGTCTGTGTTTTTATGTACAGTAAACCCTCGTTtgttgctgttaattggtttgGGTAACAGTTTCCGTGAAGTTGGAATTAttgattataaatcaaatattttcatagcttgaGCATAGAAAACCTGTTTACGACCCTGtaaatacagttttttttaacattatgagagccttAAAGACATCTTACACTATTGTAATATAATATACTGATGCAACCTGAGGTTGAGCAACTTAAATCTGTTTTCTTAAACCACTATTGTTAACATATGCTAGCCGTCGGTGATTTTATGTACAGTAAACCCTCGTTtgttgctgttaattggtttgGGTAACAGAGTTTCCGTGACGTTGGAATTATTGATTatacatcaaatattttcatagctatagcataaaaaaacctgtttacgaccctctaaatacagttttttaacattatgaaaGCCCTAAAGATATCTTACACTATTTTAATAGAATATACTGATGCAGCCTGAGGTTGAGCCAATCACTGGCCacaatatttacaataaaatgaataaatgatcaaataacatttttaaaacatttttttaaataactataaaATTACATTAATGCACCATTGGCCTCAATTTTTGTAGGTGTTTGGGCTGCAGCAGAACCAGGCCTCCTGCATATCAGACCTCCCAGGAGAGGGGCAAGAAAAGGAAACAAAAGAGACAGGAAAGGAGGTAAAGTAtgatttgttagtttttttaatcaattaattatATCAGCAAAGATTTTCAGTACAGTCTGCATTTAACCAGTCACTCCATTAGGTGCACATCtaatccaaaatgttttgattagacttagacttagacaaactttattgatccacaagggaaattgttcttaaGATTAAATTCTTAAGGGGTGTTTCCAATGATGTCCATTCTTATTATTGTACTTTGTTATGGCAGatacagatctcatccacccatgTGGACAGTGACTTAAAgggaacctattatgcaaaaccagcttttcttacctattggtacctgtttttgtgtatttgagatctgcataagtcccaaaaatttgaaatcaaaccatggagggatTGCGTGTATTTTTATGAAACAAtcctgccttccttcatactttctctgaacgagccgtttggaatttgcctattttgtgacgtttttcccagtTGTGAGGTCAGCaagtatctccatatatggtagaaatttactcaaagtgctttgcgcaagtcagccattgtagtccgacgctgtagtcaataagctccttctttttctccacttgttgtggggcagactggctcatacatgcacatgcatcctctactgttgcaatttctaacacaaagtagcgtatagttcggaATTTCCAAGTTCCTCATTGGAATTTCAAGTGGAACGCCCCTTGAGGTTGGATATTTGACTTGGAAAGTCGGAGCATTCTCACCACCCCTGAGTTTGTTTCAAAGACGGCTGCCCTGGATGTAAACATTGATGTCCGCTTATATAATATccgttattagcacttctgattaGTTTTTGTCGCAGTAAATTAGCAATATAAAATGTATTGATGTACGTTTTTATATGGTAACGTCACTGTCgtgtaaactacatttatttagtGTGCTATATACACTGTACGTCGCTAGCAATAGCGTCTGCGTTTCCTCTTCAACCGCCGTGCTTGAAGGTTTTTCGAAAGagtgcatattttcccataagttgtttatattcagacaaCGAAAGTGCAACAATAGCTTTCGCGCATGTGGACATCTTGACCTCGTAACTCTGCTGTGCCGTCATTCCAAGCTCCGACTTCCAACTTCCCGAGGTAAATGGAACGCAATATTATATCTGTCAGTACGAGATTCCATATGGAAGctttaaaaactacaacatggatgacgggtAGAAGACACAGGCATAGTGGAGGCATGcatataagaccgcccacaaaacagcggaTCCTGAAGAAACGGTCAAAAAGTAGTTTGAAAATGTTCTGTAAAACacaatctatgcaatattttgaccaaagaaccaccattacatgttttgtagaccattaggaagtgttttaaatgttaaaaaaaaatcataatataacccctttaagAAATGTCAAAGTTGATTTATTTATACAATActattttacaaaacaaaaaggtaaaatattaaaaattataATCAAAATCATAATAAGTACATAACTTTCTAtttataaaacacagttaaaaaaaatgcataaaaaatatgcACAAAACAAACACAGAAAGCTAGaagatacaaaaataaacacaataagcacaacatccaatatataaatattcaatatataaaacacagttaaaatgtgaTAAAAAAGAAAAGCATACAAATATCCTTACGTATGTCCAACGCAAATAAGTGAGTTTTTAAAGAATGACTGGAAGACTCCCCTTTCTTAGCCTCCCCAGTCCATGGGAGTAGACTTACCCTCCCAGAGTGTGACCTAGATCCTGCTAACGTGACGAGAGACCCTCCAGGCGGTTGCATTGAAAAAAAGAGGACAGTGTCTGTGAGCATCAGTGGCATTTTTGACAAGCTTTTTCTGCTATTTAGATGTCTTTTTTATGAAGAGTTTAGACTCACAATCGACTGCTAGTTTCCTTTATTGCACCCTGGAGGGGACAGTTGTTTATCAGAACTTGACAAGAGGACGCCTTGTTCTGTTTTAGCCTCATTGAGGGTGATATCTCGATCCTTCATTTATGTTCTACATTATACATGAACGCCATTCACCATCTGCTCTGAGATATTTGCTGCTTTCTCACGTGAATGTCCCTGTCTTGTGTCCCCCGGCCTCAGGCTCCTCCCGCCGACTCAAGCTGGGTCTCCCAGTGGGCGAGCTTGGCCGCCACTCACACCAGGACCGACCCAGAAGGCTCTGGGGCCGAGACAGCTGCCTTTGTGGACAAAGAAAGAGGTATCCAGTCACCAGACCACATTGGTTACAAAGTGTAAGAGAAGTTTGTGTCACAATTAAATTTTTCCAACAAATGTTTGGACAGGAGCTGATGCCTTGGTGTCCAGCACAAGCCAATCCTCCTCAAGTCTGACCGAGCGCAAGCGTCGGACCCTCCCGCCTCTCCCCGTGGATGACCCCCGCACTAAGACCAGTGCCGTCAAAGCAGCACCGCTGAGGTCTGAGATTGGAGAAAAGCAGGACACGGAACCCCAGGAGAAACAGCACAAGGGAGACGGGGAATCCCCGCCCCCACCAATGGAGAACGGTGACACGACCAGCAAACACAAATCGAGCGCCAACGCCTCTCCCTGCAAGACTCCTCAGCGGAACTCCAGCAGCGCTGAGCGCAGGAAGAGGTCGGAGAaaaggaaggaagaaggggaAGGAGAGGGAGGAGAGAAGTCCGGGAAACCTCTCGTGCGCCAAGGCAGCTTCACCATCGAGAAGCCCAGCGGCAATGTCGCCCCGGAGCTCATCCCGCACATTAACAGGGGCAGCGCAGGGACGCGCGAACGCAGCGACTCCGTGGGCAGCATGGACACAGCCACGCTTCTGAAGGACACAGAAGCCGTCATGGCGTTCCTGGAGGCCAAGCTAAGAGACGAAAACAAGCTAGAGCAGAAAGCGTCTAAAACCAGCAGCGTCAGCAGTCAGGTCTCAGGATACGGCTACCCGCCTCGGGCCGACTCCATTTCCCCGGAGTCGGACGTGGACACGGCCAGCACGGCCAGCCACGTGGCCGGGGAGGCCGAAGGGAAGGCGGGCGGCATGCAGAAACGGCGGTCCTTGAGTAGCATGCACCGGGAGAAGAGCAACATGAGCACGGCATCCAAATCCAGCGTGTCTGCCAGCGCACGTGACCGCTTGGAGCGGAAGACGAAAAGCAGAACCACGGAAGCAACAAGTCGGACTGAAACGCGCCGCTCGGTTCAGCCGTCGTCTTCCAGAGCACGCCAGCCTTCCGTGGATCTCACAGATGACGACCAGACTTCCTCTTTCCCCATTTCGGACATCCTCTCATCAGACCAGGAGACATACTCTGGATCAGCGTATGGATATGATAGCAGAGCTGCAAAGACCGCTACAAGCTCCAAATCCAGCCGTACTCTTCAGGCGACTACGACGTCCTCACAGAGCAAACAGGCCGCGCTGCCCAAGCCGCGGCCCACCAGAGCCTACCTTCTCCGCAGAGCTCGCCTGGGGGACACCTCTGATACGGACCTGGCCGATGCGGACCGAGTGTCTATAGCATCCGAGGTGTCCACCACCAGCTCCACTTCCAGACCGCCGTCTGGCCGGGGGGGACTGTCTCGCCTGGACATGCTGGCTCAGCCGCGTCGGAACCGCCTGGGCTCCATCTCGGCTCGCAGCGACTCCGAGTGCACAGTGTCTCGGAGCTCCGCCGCCTCGCCACGCCCCTCGTCCGAGACGGCTCTGCGTTTGGGTTTACGCTCGTCCACGCCCACAGAGAACAAGCTGACGCCCAGGATGAGGGCCAACAGCGTGTCCAAACTCAACGAAGCCAGAACTAAAACCACTACGACTGGATACTGCTCTCCTACAGGTGAGCAAACGCTACATTCTCGTCTCTTTGATGTCGTACATTTTCATTGTGTTGTGACAATGTTCACGCTGGTTCTCATCGTCCAGAGAGCTCTCAACCAGAGCCTGGCGGCGCTGAAACAGATGAAGAACTTCTTGGTACCGTACCGGCACTCCAGAACCTCCGTAGGGGT
This genomic interval carries:
- the cep170aa gene encoding centrosomal protein of 170 kDa isoform X1, with amino-acid sequence MATLQKLLSSCKASTFSSFADFFFFFQTLPFNVCTSVICRRKSLSHSRRIGCTTKEEKVCSSSSCSGADMSVTSWFLVSSGGTRHRLPREMIFVGRDDCELMLQSRSVDKQHAVINYEPGSDEHKVKDLGSLNGTFVNDVRIQEQMYITLNLEDKLRFGYDTNWFTVERGELTVPEEALKHEKFTSGLQLSKKPTAKGETTSKSPVKTPSKTQKSSPSGGAPRPGQKTTDGVSPSREPTLKSGDTHKAEEKIGGDGAALPRGTPLYGQPAWWGYGDTDEKNSFKLDTKISGRKHDLTEGKEARRGEPTKEDGQNLSYMEMPTKENHLATNGIHEIPTKDTEGSASQGSTAQGHASFTIEFDNTSPGKVTIKDHVSRFMPGQHRSRAKRSGAGSGGSGDRDLSTLQAAMMASESKVADWLAQNDPTLIRGESTEEDSKSNKSDVPVHLKRLKGSKHEDGTQSDSENGLGLRFANRRHALEERLKAAYGHVGGGGGGETVSVPGSRAGGGRKAFMIELYDEENPRKRRSYSFSQTAPLLAGPGGEGLCPQPPSQPKVFSISTSATAASDSGKGPAPISATVAAGAPTAARVLLKQRSEDPSIGRSSISTGLATGSPSSPSEDVSIAGPGPGAGAGDEHSDNGTYTIELENTNLEEEEEARRMIDKVFGLQQNQASCISDLPGEGQEKETKETGKEAPPADSSWVSQWASLAATHTRTDPEGSGAETAAFVDKERGADALVSSTSQSSSSLTERKRRTLPPLPVDDPRTKTSAVKAAPLRSEIGEKQDTEPQEKQHKGDGESPPPPMENGDTTSKHKSSANASPCKTPQRNSSSAERRKRSEKRKEEGEGEGGEKSGKPLVRQGSFTIEKPSGNVAPELIPHINRGSAGTRERSDSVGSMDTATLLKDTEAVMAFLEAKLRDENKLEQKASKTSSVSSQVSGYGYPPRADSISPESDVDTASTASHVAGEAEGKAGGMQKRRSLSSMHREKSNMSTASKSSVSASARDRLERKTKSRTTEATSRTETRRSVQPSSSRARQPSVDLTDDDQTSSFPISDILSSDQETYSGSAYGYDSRAAKTATSSKSSRTLQATTTSSQSKQAALPKPRPTRAYLLRRARLGDTSDTDLADADRVSIASEVSTTSSTSRPPSGRGGLSRLDMLAQPRRNRLGSISARSDSECTVSRSSAASPRPSSETALRLGLRSSTPTENKLTPRMRANSVSKLNEARTKTTTTGYCSPTESSQPEPGGAETDEELLGTVPALQNLRRVSSSNRWRRVPPEYASTSEEEFSSSRISSKQGGRPHTRPHHLVPARGSKPTSTTASQGTGALPGVGGVVLKHRMKEQDEYIRDWTAHSEEIARLFPCVRRISQDLAKDLATLAREIHDVAGKIDSVSSSDTAPSTTVSTAATTPGSAIDTREEVGPGRPTQPDLQASMRKLVDRVFDESLKFRKAPPIISTTKMPEINGKPTELRPRPPDGHDSRALRRRTWNREDAVLDSLLLHSVSQLSTKIRLSTDKTAGKIRILFKDEDRNWEDIESKMKSESDVPLLKTSNKEISSVLLELRKVEKQLEVINLMLDPEGKLDTLASPSTPTKPAISKPVPPSTSSPQQLQTKQLLPEILPATGGSTESARVPPTCSASSTDVTIGLGLSSVGGLPFSRMRPSGKEALAQK